In Thermoanaerobaculia bacterium, the sequence ATCTCGGGTCGTATGGGGAATACGTCGCGGCCACGGGCAGAGAGGCCCCGGGAGTCCACGCCTAGCCGGTACATCCCCGGAGGGGGAGGCGGCGGAGGCAGGGGATCGACCGTGAGGGAACGGCCCCCGGGGAATTACTTCTTCCCGCGCAACTCCCAGCTCTCCGCGTACATCTTCTCGCCCGCCGTGACTTCGAACGGCAGGTGGTTGGCGGGAGGGGGAAGCGCGCAGGTCGCATAGGGGGTGAACACGCAAGGCGGGTCGTAGGCCTTGTTGAAGTCGAGCACGGTCTTGCCGTCCTTCGCGAACGGCGCGTAGACGAACCGCCCTCCGCCGTACGTGCTCTTCCCGTTCGTGCGATCGCCGAAGATGATGAAGAGCTCGTCGGAGCCCTGCTCGAGAACGGGAACGACGCGGTAGGGTTTTCCGCGGTAGGTGAACTCGATCTCTCCCGGCGCGACGTCGTCCTCCGGAAAGCCGAGGATCGTCGGAACGGTGATGTGCTTCGGAGGATCGTAGGGGATGAATCGCGCGTCGAATCGCCATTCCGGCGAGACGGGATAGTGCTCGAGTCCCCGGAAGGCGCGGCGTACCTCGCTCGCGCTGTCCCGGACGCGCACGCCGGTCCGATCGCCTCGCCGGATGACGAAGAACGAGACGCTCCCGGCGGACAGCACCGTCGGGTCGCCGTTCTCGTCGGAGGCGAGCGGCATCCCTCCCGCGGGCTTTCCGGCCGCTTCGACGGGAGAGCCCGCCGCGGGTTCCCACCGCGTCTCCTTCCCCTCCAGCACGATCGCTCCGGCCCGCGGCGGGGCCGATTTCGGCAGCACCACCGCGCTCGAAGGATCGGAGCCGACGGTGTTCGCGCCGGGCTGCAGCCAGAACAGGCCGGCGAGGGAGAGCCAGCCGTCCGGCTTCGTCAGACGGGCGATCCGGCCGGCGCGCCACGTCTCGATCGAGCGGACGTAGCTTTCCTCGGCCGGAGAGCGCTGCGGGCGGCACGCGAGCGCGGCGATCGCCGCGCCGGCGACCGCAACCGCAAGCATCCGGGCGGCCGGCGTCCTCATGCTTTCTCGCCCGTCCCCGGCGAGGCGGGGTCCTTCGGCTTCGGCACGACGATCGGCGGCACGCCGGCGTCGCGGACCGCGCGGTTGAAGTCGGAGAGGTCCTTGTCGAGCACGGACGAGAGCTCGCTCGCAATCGCCGCGAGCTGCTTCGAGAGCTCCCGGTAGTAGGCGTACGCGGAAGGCGCCGGTGCCGCGTCCGAAGAGGAGACGACGCTCGTCAGACCGACGAACTGGTGATCGAGCTTCGGAGGAAAATTGAGCACGTCCTGGTTGGCCTTGACCTTCGGGTTGACGAGCTTCTCCTCGATCGACGTGAGCTTGTCCGTGAGCGCCTTCGCCGGCGCCTTCAGAGGCTCGTCCTTCCCGATCTCCTTCGCGTGGGCGAGGACCTCCGCGATCTGACTCTTCACCGACCGGATGCGGATCACCGAGGCATGGGTCTCCGACAGCGAGTCGCGCACGGCCTCCAGGAAGTCGTACTGCTTGCGCAGGTCCTCGGCGCTCGCCCCGGCGTCGGGATTCGGGACGACTTCGACGCGGTCCTCGGCGGAGCGGTCGCCGACCGTGAGCTTGACCCGGTACGTCCCCGGCGCCACGAGCGGCCCGCTCTTGTCTCCCCAGATGATCGCCTTCGGGACGAGCGTCGGCGGGAACATCCTCAGGTCCCAGACGAAGCGGTTGAGCCCCGCCTTGGCCTCGATCGGCTTTTCCTCGCCGCCTTCTTCGGCGTCCTCTTTCTTGTCGCTGGAGAAAGTCCGGATGAGCCGGTCGCCGGCGAAGATCTCGATTGCGGTCTTCTCCTTCTCGCCGGGCTTTTCGGCGAGCCAGTAGTCGACGATCGCTCCCCCGGGCGGGTTCTCGCCGACGGCGCCGCGCGGACCTCCTTCGCCGAAGCCGCGGTGCGCGATCCGGAGAGCGGGACGCGGATGGAAGAGATGAACCGGCGCCGACGCGATGTCCTCCTTCCACTGCTCGAGCGGCGACAGATCGTCGAGAACCCAGAACGCCCGCCCCTGCGTGGCCACCACGAGGTCGCCGTT encodes:
- a CDS encoding DUF1684 domain-containing protein, with amino-acid sequence MRTPAARMLAVAVAGAAIAALACRPQRSPAEESYVRSIETWRAGRIARLTKPDGWLSLAGLFWLQPGANTVGSDPSSAVVLPKSAPPRAGAIVLEGKETRWEPAAGSPVEAAGKPAGGMPLASDENGDPTVLSAGSVSFFVIRRGDRTGVRVRDSASEVRRAFRGLEHYPVSPEWRFDARFIPYDPPKHITVPTILGFPEDDVAPGEIEFTYRGKPYRVVPVLEQGSDELFIIFGDRTNGKSTYGGGRFVYAPFAKDGKTVLDFNKAYDPPCVFTPYATCALPPPANHLPFEVTAGEKMYAESWELRGKK